Part of the Prunus dulcis chromosome 8, ALMONDv2, whole genome shotgun sequence genome is shown below.
CAAACTATAATGTCGTTCCTTCCTTAATTAATGGGTGTGGAAGATTtcgtcccaaaaaaaaaagggtgttGAAGATCACTCAAACGACGCCGTCACAGCAAAATATTCTAACAAGTCGGGAGAATACGGAAAATCTCTGCGAAAATTCGAAAGggaaaaaacacacacacacacacaaaaagcAAGAGGGGAGAAAGCGTGCAACGGGGCTCAGAGAGGCATCTAAATCCTACTGTTCTTCTTCACGAGAAAAAGCTCAAAACCcatcaaatttatattaaacTATCTCtacttctctctcttgcttttccattttttcatttgtttttgggttttcgaAATTAATGGCTATTATGAGGCATAAAGCTCGACAATGCTAAAAGCacaaggaagaagaggaagaggaagaggaataTTTTGTTGAGTTGCCCAATGCTTTCTTTTTGAGCTTCCATACAATGGCTGATGATCTCTGTTCTTTCAAGGTTTGCTGTTTCGTGCTTTTCCTTTTAGCTGTTCActcaccatttttttttcccatttaaGACTGTTTTCtgtcttttcctctttctaGTTTTGGTATttctaaaattatatttggGTATCAGATTCtgaccctttttttaatttgtggaTTATTTTTATGGGTTGCATGTGAAATGCCCGATCTGGGTGTTGAAATATTTTACATTTCGATTCCCTGAATTCTCGGATGCTTTTTGTCTATGTATTCAAGCTGAAGCAAACCCAGATTTCCTTTTCGTTAGGTTTTGATAGGGAGGGGTCTTAATCGTACAGTTGTCATATTACTTAATAACTAGATGTGTTAATAGCTTAATCAAATGAATATATGAACCCTGGTCGTTTGTTTGGATAATTGCAATGAAACCCACGTCATTTATTCTTCAATTCGACTTGAAAGTTTATGAACTTTTGGATAGCTGATCAGTTTGTCTTATAAAGTTTGGACCTTTGTTAGGACTAATTACCACTCTTATTCACCCTTCATTTTGCATTGCCTAATTCATGGTTTACAGGATATATTTCTTATAAAGGCGCCCAAGAAATCTCCGTTGGTGCTGAGGATGATTGTCTTGTTGTTTGCAATGGTCTGTGGTGTCTATATTTGCTCAATTTGTTTAAAGCAAGTCAGCAACCGCACCAACGTTGCCGGGTTTTTAAATGTCCAGGTGATTCAAAAGCCATGCCCACGACCTGATGTTGAGCCTGAGGAAGTTCCTTATGTGCACTACCCAAAGCCCGTAACTTATAGCCGGTATGCTACTAATTTACTTGTAGTTTCaagtttggttttgtttgaaaaatgaaatgatatatttttctttgcatcAATAGGGCTGAATGTGCATGCAATCCTGTGCGATATTTCGCAATTTTGTCGATGCAGAGGTCTGGAAGTGGGTGGTTTGAGACGCTATTGAATAATCATACTAACATAAGTTCAAATGGGGAGATTTTCTCTGTTAAAGTGAGGAGAAGTAATGCCTCAACAATCGTTGAGACTTTGGACAGACTTTATAATCTAGATTGGTTCAGTAGTGCCTCAAAGAATGAGTGCACAGCTGCAGTTGGCTTAAAGTGGATGCTTAATCAGGTGAGTGctttttcatgcatttttcgtttttttttaaatttctgttATTTAGCTATCCGCTGGTTTTATTGTGCGAGAGACAATAACATTGCATTGCAGTacatttcttatttttcagcAGATTGTCATATCATATTAAGACATGAATCTTCTTCTTAGCTTGTTTCTTTTAGATAGCCGGTTATTATTGGTAACAATTACAGCATTGGCTCATTTTTCCTGTCATCTACTGATTTATGAATTACTGAGATTATATTATACTGTATACTTTCAAGTCCTGTCAAAAAGCTTGTCTTATAGTTTCTGAGATAAATGCTTACCCTTGGAGAGTGATGGAGGATCTGTAGGATTGGATCGCGTAATTCCTTTATGATCTTGTAGGGTGGTGGGACTGGTTCAGAGATGTCTGGAAATAGGCAGTGTAATACAATTGTTCTGGGCAACGGCTAAGCCTGAAGTTTATATGTTAAACTGTATACCCCATATGAGTTCAGATGCTTccataaaaatttaaaccttgaaaaaagaattagtaataataataatattcaatgttttgtttagTACAATTATTGTTAGCATCAGATTCAGGATTCCACTGATTGTCTTCCATTACAATAAAAGCTATTTGTAGGAAATGCTATGATATCCAAcactttattttatgtaaaataaaaaaaagggcaaataaaatgcctttaataataaaaaattatatatatatattttgtatcCTTTAACAGATTAACTACTAGTCCCACTCGAATTTGAGAATTAAAGTTGGGTAGCATTACATATAGATGTATGGCTGCTTCATTTGGGGCAGCTAGTTATTATCATGATTTGCTTGTCCTCAAGGAAACAGAATAACCTGTTCTGTCTTGGAAGCCTTCCTTCAAGTAAAGTAATTTGGGGATCCAAGAGCTAAAACAACTTAATTTAGCAAAAATCATATAGATTCCATCACAACTGATGGAATCTGTTCATCAAATTGTTCTATGTGAATGAGAGTTGCACGCTCTCTAAGTTATGACAACCTTATGCTTTGAAGTATAGGACCATCTCACTGCAACTAATGAGTTATTAACAAAGGGTTCGAGTTGACTGAACTTTCAAACTCACTTGGTGTGACCCTTACCTGGATGTCTTGGTCAGAAAGGAATTCATTGCAAACTCGAATTTGGGTTAAATTAGAATGTCCATCCAGTACCTTAATTTGGGTCCGTCCATCTAAATTTTCACCCAGATTTATTTCTCAAGACAGTTGGTCTTAGATTCATTTGCTATCTTTGCTTTCCTGTTggattcctttttcttggtgGCATTTGGCCAGGTAGGCAATAGTTTGATAACCTTATGAGGATTTTCTGTAGTGCATTTTGGCATTTGGTCTTAAATTCTTAAAATGTTATTCTGGTgtgcatttttttttgtttcatgcATGGAACAGCCACTGAACCATTTTTTGCAATAATTTGTGCAGGGCTTGATGCAGCACCATGAAGAAATAGTGGATTACTTCAAAACTCGAGGTGTTGCTGCTATCTTTCTCTTTCGAAGAAATCTGTTGCGCAGGATGATCTCTGTGCTTGCAAATTCTTATGATCGAGATGCTAAGCCGCTGAACGGGACCCATAAGTCTCATGTGCATTCTCCTCATGAGGTCTCTCCCACTCTCATATGCAAGATATTTACATGGAAGTCGATTGGTTGTTTACCTTAAAACACTAAAAACTAGTAATTGTTTGATTTGCAAACTTATTAAATGTCATGGTTGCAGGCAGAGATACTTGCAAAATACAAGCCTACAATCAATGCAACTTTACTGATACCTAACCTGAAACAAGTAGAGGATACAACTACAAAAGCGTTGGAGTATTTCAAGAGCACCCGGCATATTATCCTATACTATGAGGATATTGTTAAAAACCGAACTGTAAGAAACTATATGAGCACTGAACTGATCagtatatttgtttttaaaaataaaaaaaagcaccAACCtctgaaattttcaattttgtgtgTTTGCAGAAATTGCTAGATGTTCAAGATTTTCTTAAGGTTCCACAAAGGGATTTAAAGAGTCGTCAGGTGAAGATACACAAAGGCACCTTGTCTAATCAGATTGAGAATTGGGGTGATGTTGAAAAGACACTTACAGGAACACAGTATGAAAACTTCCTCCATGCAGATTATCGACGAAGGTAAAAAAAGCACCGGGGCGATGTACATACCATGCTTTGttctttaacattttttttttcttctcttttccttaACCTCAGAAGCCAACAGGAGGTTACAGGTCACCTCCCTGTTGAAATTTTGGCGGCAGCTTCTGAATTTCAATTAGCTTCCTTGTTATTactcaaattttgtttcttggcCACTCTCAATTAATATTCAATTGATTCTTTCATCTCTCTTGCTCCGCAAGAAACTTTTGTTGTGATATTTAAACTAAATTAATAGATAAAGTTGATGTTTCACCATGCAATTCTTTAATCTTTGAACAAATTTCAAATGCAACTTGTTATTAGCCATCAATTAGATTCTAATCTCTTACTAATTTAAGGGTTAAATTGagtaggttttttttcttctttgatttgagTGTAACATTTAAAGAGAGAGGAAATTGCGGTTTACTTGTTTTGTCTGGTGAGCTCTCTAGTCCAGAACATACGGGATCTTTGACCCGCATGTATAGGCTGGTCAAAGATTTACAATCCACAGCGGAACGCGTACGGCGTGCTTCCATCAATCTACCTCGGCTGCGGTATTAAGTACCGTTCGATAGAACTCACGTATTTTATGGGACCCACGATGGgtattttcctattttagctaaaaaaacaaaaaaaactctctTGTAATTGCTATTTCGATCAATAACACAACGATACATGGGATCTGATAAATGAGGGTTTCCTAAAATAGAGACAGAGTTCAGAATCCCTCTCCATTCTCCAAAATCTCACTTTTTAACTCCGCAAAACTTGAATCTCTGCATCTCATGTTATATAAGGTAAACGGTCCAccccatttttgtttttggggtaCAAGATCCAACCTTCCTTTTAAGTGATGACaatgaatttttataattattatgggcagatatttgtttttatgtatttatttaaccaaaaaagaaaaaaagaaaaaaagaaaaaaagaaaaaaagaaaaaaagaaaaaaagaaaagaaaattccttTCGGTTGCCAAAAGTAGAATTTGGATTATCATAAATAacctaaaataaattaaattctGTAAAAACAttgaatattaaaaaaaaatcacaagtCCAGGTCAATTAATTAGCATCAAGCCAACCCATTGACTTACTGGAGTTACCTTAATTAGCTTTGGttaatgataaaaaaaaagagagacaaTAATTgcaaccaagaaaaaaagaaaaaagaaaagaaaaagaaaaagaaagcagcaatacaataatttagaaaaaaaaaatttgttaacaTGCAATCCAGCTCACGGAAGCACCGGTCAGTCTGCATCCAGTCCATGTACATCGGACGAGGCTTAGACCAAAACACTGCCGTGGGTCCTACACGTCACGGACGGCAAACGTGAGTTAACGGACGTAGCAAACGAGGTCTCATCtcatttcatttataaaaaaaattaaaaattaaaaagtaaaaaaaaagaaaaaatctatTGCAACACCGCCTCCTTTAAAACCCCATTTCGTCACTTCAAACCCTCCCTCTTTGCTCTGCGCAGCCCCCGTtgctctctccttctctctctctctaagctTCAGACCactctctctgctctctctctctctcttgaaaTCCCAGAGGAGAAGTACAAAGAAGACGAAGTAGAGAGAGGTgcagagagaagaagagagtaaAAAGCTCAGACCCCACCACAAGTCCAATATGGCCCAGCAATCCAACGGCGGCGATCTGGGCacacagcagcagcagcagcagcaacaacaacagcagcagcagcagcagcagcagtggATGCATCAGCATCAGCATCAGCAGCAATGGATGGCCATGCAGTACCCAGCAGCCGCGATGGCGATGATGCAGCAGCAGATGATGGTGTACCCGCAGCATTACATGCCTTACGCTGCTGCAGCTGCCCAtcctcatcatcctcatcacaATCCCTACCAGCAGCAGCCTCAGGGCGTGCCttatcagcagcagcagcagcagccgcCGAAGCAGCTGCAGCAGTCTCCCTCTCAGAAACAGGGGCCCACCGATGAGATCAGGACCATCTGGGTGGGCGACCTTCACCACTGGATGGACGAGACTTACCTTCATGGATGCTTTGCTCACACTGGGCAGGTCAGCTCTTTAATGAAAATGGACTTGTATTTGAACCCGTTTCGGTTTGTTTagagttttgaaatttttatgaatatgGATTTAAAATGTTAGTTGATATTGTGGGTTTTAGTTTATTTGACATGATAACAGCTCTATGATTGATTTAAGGTTAACAGTATGGGATTTACTCTATAGTTGTATGTTGGGTGAAGTCATAAGCATTCTAGCTTACCTAGGcagttttttcctttattcAGAAGTAAAGTACTGATTGAAAGAATAAGGTAAATGCCAACTACCTACTTCTAAAATTGTTCTTGGTATATCAAGATGCCTTACCTGGATAAGGGAAATGATTCAGGTTTTGGTTAGTTGATTGAACTTGTTCAGTGAACAAATTTGCCTCTTTAGTGGCTAAGTTGGGTCAACTCTGTTGATTGTAGATTGGCGGCTGGTTTCCAACCTCTAGCTAGGAACTAATTTTTTCCCTACAGCAGCATGTCTTCTATGCATAATGTTGACAATTTGTGATTTTCAGCAAGTTTCTTGCTGCATATCACCTTTAACTCAGAAAATTAAATGCATCCTCATGTGGATGGCCACCATCTTGTTGAGGGTTTGAGTTATTATTGTGTTTTTCCGATAGAGAGTAATAGCAGTTGATCAACTTCCCAATCTGTAGTAGTGTCATCGCAATGGCCATTCAATGCAAACCATTCATGTGATGTTAAAATCCTCTTCcatgttttgaaaatttgtcTTTACTTTAGATGGTTTATAGGTGAGGTCAATTATTGCATGGCCTAATCCTTTTGTTGATAACTATTTTGGACATACAATTATCTGGTagttgtaattgatttacagAAGAGTGAATTGTCTTTTGCCAGCCTGTTATCCTTTCCTGCTAAAGTGCATCAAGTAAATGATACTGAATATTTGGCACTAGTATGTTACCAAGTTGTGTAGTTAAAAGTAGTtatctcttgttcaatttgcAGATCCTCTTGTTTAGTGTTGCCAATATGTGATGAAATGCTATTGCAATATATTGTcctcacttttatttttctagttaggttcttttttgggttgtttgACGATATGGAGCCTAATGATTTCCATGtcttaaaaataataagagcATCAATAGTGATTTATAAAGGCAGTAGTTGAGGAACTATTTGCATGGGCCTGTTCTTCCGTATTTGTTTTTAGCAACTATGAGGAGGGTCAACAAAAGTTATAAAGTGCAACTTAACACTGGACACCAATGTACCCCTTATGTGCATGCCCACACATCTCAACCAAACTGGGCCTTACATGTGTAGAACAAAAAAGGCGATACCACAACTTGAACTGggttcacagtccacataaacATGTTACCATATTTATTTCGCCAAATTGATGGACTCAACAATGTAAATCAAACACAATTTAAGACGACCCCCTatcttaataaaaaaaattctctcttgtatgtattttattggatataaactttaaattgtGCCTAACTATGTGCTTTTGGTGTCACAAACATTGCAGGTTTCCACAGTAAAGGTTATACGCAATAAGCAAACTGCTCAGTCTGAGGGATATGGATTTGTCGAGTTCTTTTCACGTGAAGCAGCTGAAGAAGTTCTGCAGAGCTATAATGGTGCTGCAATGCCGAATACAGAGCAGCCTTTTCGTTTGAACTGGGCAACGTTCAGTGCTGGGGATAGACGAGCAGACACTAGTTCTGATCTATCTATCTTTGTAGGTGATTTGGCTACAGATGTGACTGATACTATGTTGCAGGAGACCTTTGGTAGTAGATATTCATCTGTCAAGGGAGCGAAAGTTGTTCTAGATGCAAATACTGGTCGTTCAAAAGGTTATGGTTTTGTTAGGTTTGGTGATGAAAATGAGAGGTCAAGGGCCATCACTGAAATGAATGGTGCGTATTGTTCGAGCAGGCCCATGCGCATAGGTGTTGCAACACCCAAAAAATCACCTGCTTATCAGCAACAGTATTCTTCACAAGGTATGATATCATGCTCCTgattttttgtataatttcTCACGTCCATCATAAGTCCACTCATTTTTGTTCAATAAGCAAAATTGCCTATGCACATTTGATAATTAAAGGTTATTTTCTTATGTAATGTACTTGTCATTTACACAATTGTGATTTCTCCGTTCCCTTCTTAAAAATATGAGCATACAACAAACCAAGTCTTACTTTTTCTTCAACTCAATTGTATCTTCGACTACTGTGCCTGCTCCTCActtcctttatttattttattttattttttcagtttgtatttttctctatAATTCATTTAGTTATATATCTACCTCCTCCTCCAGTTAcatgttttccttttcttacattgtatttttattttacatcaAGAAAAATTTAGGCTTGTTAGTAATGCTTGCTTCTTGTCTTGCGATGTAAGGTGTGAGTATTAGGTGGTTTTTGATGttgttttctattatttttccCCTGGAAACTTTCATTGTCAAACAGCACAGGAATCTCATCAGCTTATGGTCGTCCATTAATATTTATCCCTCTTCAACATTACTCTTAACTGCTTTGGTGAAAGCAATATATTATGCAATTGCTGAGCCAGTAATGTTTATATTAAGAATGGAGCAACTTCCCCGTTGCGATCTTGAAAAGTTTTTATGttggttttatatatttggTAGTTTTTCAAATATTGGGAAATTATCTTCACTAAGTTGTGGTATAgaaatttctaaaattttaaaatttaaaattagttGTCAACTTATAAAATTGAGTGGTTCAATTCAAAGTGAGAAGTAAAGCTAATGCCATCTCACGTGAGttagtttttcctttttgtttgaaagAGTAAGTCTTCACCTAGCTAGTTGAATTTTCACTCAAGTTGTCATTTGGATTCTAACTTCAGTTGTAATTGATGATCATGGAATGGATTTCGGTTCTCGGACATGTTTGGCCATGCAGGTGGCTTTCATGTAGTAAGCATATTACTAAGTAAGAGAAACGTGTTGAGAAATCAGGAGCTAGAATAAGATTTAAATTAAGAAACAGAGACATAAAGTTCTAAAATCTTTACTGCTATAGGACACTTTTAGCCAAACAAATACACTGTTAAATTTATCCCTATctgaaaggaaaagaagaaatctgCCCTTAAAACCTGTTATAATAACTAACTACTAACATTACTGTTGAAAATGCAGTTGTCTATTTTGACATATTCATAATTTTGAAGGCGATTTTTTAGTAAATGTATTACTTTATTCCCTTTAATTAGCATTGGTATTAGCTGGTGGTGGACATGCATCAAATGGCGCTGTTGCTCAAGGTTCCCAGTTTGATAGTGAGACCAATAACACAACTGTAAGttcaactcttttttctttttcctgtttCCAGTATCTTTAACCCTAGATAGCTCTTTAATCTGTGACTTATTGCAGATATTTGTTGGAGGGCTTGATTCGGATGTCAATGATGAAGACCTCAGGCAGCCTTTTTCTCAATTTGGTGAAGTTGTCTCGGTGAAAATACCAGTCGGAAAAGCATGCGGTTTTGTTCAGTTTGCTAATAGGTACTCTTGTCGTTTAACATATATGGGTCTTGTCCTGTCATGTAGAAATAAAGCTGCAATCAGGAATGTTCCTGTCATTACAGCTTAGGAGTAATGGTACTCTCAGTATCAATGTTAAAATCATTCATTAGATATTAAACTGTATATAAGAAGCTAAGAAGCACGGATACGGATACAGATACGGCGATACGATACGACACGACACGGGGATACGG
Proteins encoded:
- the LOC117637270 gene encoding nodulation protein H isoform X1 translates to MADDLCSFKDIFLIKAPKKSPLVLRMIVLLFAMVCGVYICSICLKQVSNRTNVAGFLNVQVIQKPCPRPDVEPEEVPYVHYPKPVTYSRAECACNPVRYFAILSMQRSGSGWFETLLNNHTNISSNGEIFSVKVRRSNASTIVETLDRLYNLDWFSSASKNECTAAVGLKWMLNQGLMQHHEEIVDYFKTRGVAAIFLFRRNLLRRMISVLANSYDRDAKPLNGTHKSHVHSPHEAEILAKYKPTINATLLIPNLKQVEDTTTKALEYFKSTRHIILYYEDIVKNRTKLLDVQDFLKVPQRDLKSRQVKIHKGTLSNQIENWGDVEKTLTGTQYENFLHADYRRR
- the LOC117637270 gene encoding nodulation protein H isoform X2, yielding MADDLCSFKDIFLIKAPKKSPLVLRMIVLLFAMVIQKPCPRPDVEPEEVPYVHYPKPVTYSRAECACNPVRYFAILSMQRSGSGWFETLLNNHTNISSNGEIFSVKVRRSNASTIVETLDRLYNLDWFSSASKNECTAAVGLKWMLNQGLMQHHEEIVDYFKTRGVAAIFLFRRNLLRRMISVLANSYDRDAKPLNGTHKSHVHSPHEAEILAKYKPTINATLLIPNLKQVEDTTTKALEYFKSTRHIILYYEDIVKNRTKLLDVQDFLKVPQRDLKSRQVKIHKGTLSNQIENWGDVEKTLTGTQYENFLHADYRRR
- the LOC117636360 gene encoding polyadenylate-binding protein RBP47-like; the encoded protein is MAQQSNGGDLGTQQQQQQQQQQQQQQQQQWMHQHQHQQQWMAMQYPAAAMAMMQQQMMVYPQHYMPYAAAAAHPHHPHHNPYQQQPQGVPYQQQQQQPPKQLQQSPSQKQGPTDEIRTIWVGDLHHWMDETYLHGCFAHTGQVSTVKVIRNKQTAQSEGYGFVEFFSREAAEEVLQSYNGAAMPNTEQPFRLNWATFSAGDRRADTSSDLSIFVGDLATDVTDTMLQETFGSRYSSVKGAKVVLDANTGRSKGYGFVRFGDENERSRAITEMNGAYCSSRPMRIGVATPKKSPAYQQQYSSQALVLAGGGHASNGAVAQGSQFDSETNNTTIFVGGLDSDVNDEDLRQPFSQFGEVVSVKIPVGKACGFVQFANRKDAENAMQMLNGTVIGKQTVRLSWGRSQGNKQWRSDSSNQWNGAHYGGQGYGGYGHAAPQSQDLSMHAAAAAAVHGAS